In Duganella zoogloeoides, a single genomic region encodes these proteins:
- a CDS encoding GtrA family protein, which yields MIKLMHALRQRQFLVFVGGGLLCSALDVGVMQGLLLAGMGFSVAAATSAGFATGLLLNYAFHARVTFGRLHSAGAFLRFLCVVALNYLLTIAFVSAALVLARAGMGAGAVNDATAGVALIGKLVSLPLVACNGFLLSKYWIFR from the coding sequence GTGATTAAATTGATGCACGCGCTGCGCCAACGCCAGTTCCTGGTGTTCGTGGGCGGCGGCCTGCTGTGCTCCGCGCTCGACGTGGGCGTGATGCAGGGTCTGCTGCTGGCCGGCATGGGTTTCAGCGTGGCGGCCGCTACCAGCGCGGGTTTCGCCACGGGGCTGCTGCTCAATTACGCGTTCCATGCGCGCGTGACCTTCGGCCGCCTGCACAGCGCCGGCGCCTTCCTGCGCTTTTTGTGCGTGGTGGCGCTCAATTACCTGCTCACGATTGCCTTTGTGAGCGCCGCACTGGTGCTGGCCCGCGCGGGCATGGGCGCGGGTGCCGTCAACGATGCCACAGCTGGCGTCGCCTTGATTGGCAAACTGGTGTCGCTGCCGCTCGTGGCGTGCAACGGCTTTTTGCTCAGCAAATACTGGATCTTCCGATGA
- a CDS encoding PIG-L deacetylase family protein, which translates to MPTDTALFLFAHPDDEFGVWQTMLDCLARGLRVRCAYFTTSPTDELSARRAAESRRVLGAIGVAQDDIVFPGAELAILDARLPHHLAPAAAWLARWCREAGTPQLLCVPAWEGGHHDHDALHALAVDTAQAAGLLAIVRQYALYNSAGIPKPFFTVLRPLPANGAVERTAIPWKNRLRFCRYCLAYPSQAVTWIGLFPFVLWHYLRRGEQTLQPVAPARTLQRPHAGDLYYEQRRFFTWPQMQQQLAAWRADRN; encoded by the coding sequence ATGCCTACTGACACCGCCCTGTTCCTGTTCGCCCATCCCGACGACGAATTCGGCGTCTGGCAAACCATGCTCGACTGCCTGGCGCGCGGGCTGCGCGTGCGCTGCGCCTATTTCACCACCAGCCCGACAGACGAGCTGTCGGCCCGCCGCGCGGCCGAGTCGCGCCGCGTGCTGGGCGCCATCGGCGTGGCCCAGGACGATATCGTGTTCCCCGGCGCCGAGCTGGCCATTCTCGACGCCCGCCTGCCCCATCACCTGGCGCCGGCAGCGGCCTGGCTGGCGCGCTGGTGCCGCGAGGCGGGCACGCCGCAACTGCTGTGCGTGCCGGCGTGGGAAGGGGGCCACCACGACCACGACGCGCTGCACGCGCTGGCTGTCGATACCGCGCAGGCGGCCGGCCTGCTGGCCATCGTGCGCCAGTATGCGCTGTACAACAGCGCCGGCATCCCGAAGCCGTTCTTCACCGTGCTGCGCCCGTTGCCCGCCAATGGCGCGGTCGAACGCACCGCCATACCCTGGAAAAACCGCCTGCGGTTTTGCCGTTACTGCCTGGCCTATCCATCGCAGGCGGTGACCTGGATCGGCCTGTTCCCGTTCGTGCTGTGGCACTACCTGCGGCGCGGTGAGCAAACCCTGCAACCGGTGGCGCCCGCGCGGACCTTGCAGCGCCCGCATGCAGGCGACCTGTACTATGAGCAGCGCCGTTTCTTCACCTGGCCGCAGATGCAGCAACAACTGGCCGCCTGGCGCGCCGATCGAAATTGA
- a CDS encoding ligand-binding sensor domain-containing diguanylate cyclase, which yields MSCLILLSVPFAPVRAADWPVSPEAVTPSLRFKKLGPLGGDEPSMLALLQDRQGYVWVGTHTNGLYRYNGYQAVRYAHNPADPHSLPHDRVSAIHEDAKGRIWAGTQNGLARFNPDTNDFTVVAPAQGPNNHRIIKRIIADGRGGMWIGSWGGLQHYHPDTGKFSVYAHDAKDPGSLASNDLNALALDAGGGVWAATWPGGLDYLAPGATSFRHHQVDPAVRADARVNIVRALQFDRNGELWIGTEAGVVHWDGKRDWSTRTAVPSPASRITDFNLDNQGRLWATTLSAGLLRWNRERGAFDQFVHAADDPYSLPGDNLRAVMQDRGGMLWIASFTDGIALANLSSEGFTRHVPFRIDRRAAPASNALLSLSRAPAGRLWLGGNVGMSLYDPGTRTVVKTWQADGRTPGNLSHSIVYSMYQQDDGKGPLWLGTSNGLNRLDHVDGTFRAIHFGNTASDYINLIAPGAGGALWLATGNSLIRYDPATDARKIYYNDPQDRTSRSVDGASTVLEDSSGRVWVGSEWNGGGLDWLDPATGIFRHFRHDQADAASISDNNIVSLHEDARGRIWIGTSKGLNLAVFEAGGKVRFTSYAAAMRSQKILAIEHDLDGNIWCSTLAGLFRLDPETGKVSLFTAADGLTEGFTVNSSARGADGTLYFGGVHGMTAVTPSNVRSSSVPPQVAITDITVFNHSLQNGKPRANVKAEGPVTAPTALTLSSEASVFSIEFAALHYTDPGQNRYAYQLQGFDREWVHTDAAHRSASYTNLNPGHYVFRVKAANHLGVWNEEPATLRVTITPPFWQRWWFRMLGMALVVFTLALLYRIRIDRLTRHQVQLEKVVAARTAELEESNRKLAALSTTDGLTGVVNRRGFDLALAAEWRRAARTGQPVALSMLDVDFFKKYNDHYGHQAGDAALRAVADLITHHGRRATDIAARYGGEEFALLAADTGAADAFEAAQSMCAELARRQLPHEQSPFGMLTISIGVAVLVPGDDNSPDMLVEMADRALYRAKQRGRNMALLAH from the coding sequence ATGTCCTGCTTGATCTTGCTGTCGGTTCCGTTCGCTCCGGTGCGGGCAGCGGACTGGCCGGTTTCTCCGGAGGCGGTCACGCCGTCGCTGCGTTTCAAGAAGCTGGGGCCGCTGGGCGGGGACGAACCATCGATGCTGGCGCTGCTGCAGGACCGCCAGGGTTATGTCTGGGTCGGCACCCACACCAACGGCCTGTATCGCTACAACGGTTACCAGGCGGTACGCTATGCCCACAACCCCGCCGATCCGCACAGCCTGCCGCACGACCGTGTCTCGGCCATTCACGAAGACGCCAAGGGCCGCATCTGGGCCGGCACCCAGAACGGCCTGGCGCGCTTCAATCCGGACACCAACGACTTCACGGTCGTGGCGCCAGCCCAGGGCCCCAACAACCACCGCATCATCAAGCGCATCATTGCCGACGGCCGGGGCGGCATGTGGATAGGCAGCTGGGGCGGCTTGCAGCACTACCATCCGGACACCGGCAAGTTCAGCGTGTATGCCCACGATGCCAAAGATCCCGGCAGCCTGGCCAGCAACGACCTCAATGCGCTGGCGCTCGATGCCGGCGGCGGCGTCTGGGCCGCCACCTGGCCGGGCGGACTCGACTACCTGGCGCCGGGCGCCACCAGCTTCCGCCACCACCAGGTGGATCCGGCCGTCCGCGCCGATGCCCGCGTCAATATCGTGCGTGCGCTGCAATTCGATCGCAACGGCGAGTTGTGGATCGGCACCGAGGCCGGTGTGGTGCACTGGGATGGCAAGCGCGACTGGAGCACGCGCACAGCCGTGCCCTCGCCCGCCAGCCGCATCACCGACTTCAACCTCGACAACCAGGGCCGGTTGTGGGCGACCACCCTGTCGGCGGGATTGCTGCGCTGGAACCGGGAACGCGGCGCCTTCGACCAGTTTGTCCATGCCGCCGACGATCCTTACAGCCTGCCCGGCGACAACCTGCGCGCCGTGATGCAGGACCGGGGCGGCATGCTGTGGATCGCCTCGTTTACCGATGGCATTGCGCTGGCCAATCTCAGCAGCGAAGGTTTTACGCGCCACGTGCCATTTCGCATCGACCGCCGTGCCGCGCCGGCCAGCAATGCGCTGCTGAGCCTGTCACGGGCGCCCGCGGGCCGGCTCTGGCTGGGCGGCAATGTGGGCATGAGCTTGTACGACCCCGGCACCCGCACGGTCGTCAAGACCTGGCAGGCTGACGGCCGGACTCCGGGCAATCTGAGCCACTCCATCGTATACAGCATGTACCAGCAGGACGATGGCAAGGGACCACTGTGGCTGGGCACCTCGAACGGCCTCAACCGGCTCGACCACGTGGACGGCACGTTCCGGGCCATCCACTTCGGCAACACCGCCAGCGACTACATCAACCTCATCGCACCCGGCGCGGGCGGCGCGCTGTGGCTGGCCACCGGCAACAGCCTGATCCGCTACGACCCGGCCACCGACGCCCGCAAGATCTATTACAACGACCCGCAGGATCGCACCAGCCGCAGCGTGGACGGCGCCTCCACCGTGCTGGAGGACAGCAGCGGCCGGGTGTGGGTGGGCTCGGAATGGAATGGCGGCGGCCTCGACTGGCTCGATCCCGCCACCGGCATCTTCCGCCACTTCCGCCATGACCAGGCGGACGCCGCCAGCATCAGCGACAACAACATCGTCAGCCTGCACGAGGACGCCAGGGGCCGCATCTGGATCGGTACCAGCAAGGGGTTGAACCTGGCCGTGTTCGAGGCCGGCGGCAAGGTGCGCTTCACCTCGTACGCGGCGGCCATGCGGTCGCAAAAAATCCTCGCCATCGAACACGACCTCGATGGCAATATCTGGTGCAGCACGCTGGCCGGCCTGTTCCGCCTCGATCCGGAGACAGGCAAGGTCAGCCTGTTTACCGCCGCCGATGGCTTGACCGAAGGGTTCACCGTCAACTCGTCCGCGCGCGGCGCCGATGGCACGCTGTACTTTGGCGGCGTGCACGGCATGACGGCGGTCACACCATCCAACGTGCGCAGCAGTTCGGTACCGCCGCAGGTGGCCATCACCGATATCACGGTGTTCAACCATTCGCTGCAAAACGGCAAGCCGCGCGCCAACGTCAAGGCCGAGGGACCGGTCACGGCGCCCACTGCGCTGACCTTGTCGTCGGAAGCGTCGGTGTTTTCGATCGAATTTGCCGCACTCCACTACACCGACCCCGGCCAGAACCGCTACGCTTACCAGTTGCAGGGTTTCGACCGCGAGTGGGTGCACACCGATGCCGCCCACCGCAGCGCCAGCTATACCAACCTCAACCCGGGCCACTACGTGTTCCGGGTCAAGGCCGCCAACCACCTGGGCGTGTGGAACGAGGAACCGGCCACCTTGCGCGTGACCATTACACCGCCGTTCTGGCAGCGCTGGTGGTTCCGCATGCTGGGCATGGCGCTGGTGGTATTTACGCTGGCGCTGCTGTACCGGATCCGCATCGACCGCCTGACGCGCCACCAGGTGCAGCTTGAAAAAGTGGTGGCGGCGCGCACGGCCGAACTGGAAGAGTCGAACCGCAAGCTGGCTGCGCTCAGCACCACCGACGGCCTGACCGGCGTGGTCAACCGGCGCGGCTTCGACCTGGCGCTGGCGGCCGAATGGCGCCGCGCGGCGCGCACCGGGCAGCCGGTGGCGCTGTCGATGCTCGACGTCGATTTCTTCAAAAAATACAACGACCATTACGGCCACCAGGCCGGCGACGCCGCCTTGCGCGCCGTGGCCGACCTGATCACCCACCACGGCCGGCGCGCCACCGACATCGCGGCCCGCTACGGTGGCGAGGAATTCGCCCTGCTGGCGGCCGATACCGGTGCGGCCGACGCCTTCGAGGCGGCGCAGTCGATGTGCGCCGAGCTGGCACGGCGCCAGTTGCCGCACGAGCAGTCGCCGTTCGGCATGCTGACGATCAGCATCGGGGTGGCAGTGCTGGTGCCGGGCGACGATAACTCGCCGGACATGCTGGTGGAAATGGCGGACCGGGCGTTGTACAGGGCCAAGCAGCGCGGGCGCAACATGGCCTTGCTGGCACATTAA
- a CDS encoding DEAD/DEAH box helicase encodes MESAAPAPAPAPAPVTSAAPAAEAVAVAAVPVAPVVPAAPAAPAAAVAPVASVRFADFGLSPLIQRALDEAGYEHPTPIQAEAIPVLLQGRDVMGAAQTGTGKTASFSLPIIQMLLANASHSTSPARHPVRALILTPTRELAVQVADNVKAYAKHTPLRSTVVFGGMDMKPQTALLKAGVEIVIATPGRLLDHIEQKNISLSQVQMLVMDEADRMLDMGFLPDLQRIINLLPKQRQNLMFSATFSPEIKKLANTFLSNPITIEVARSNQTADKVTQVVYKVAENQKHAVTAHILRQRELKQVIIFSNTKIGCSRLARELEREGMKAVAIHGDKTQQERMAALEAFKKGETDILVATDVAARGLDITDLPCVINYDLPYNAEDYVHRIGRTGRAGASGDAISIYSDKDERLLADIEKLIKQTIKRGELQGFNPAPAFGASATGEERGNRGERSERGDRHPRRPEDSSRGPASRPTDRAPRGMGMAPRRDKVDPWFLKPYEPARSTLPPASASASNAPAKPKQKLAVLLGGVPKQ; translated from the coding sequence GTGGAATCCGCAGCACCAGCACCAGCACCAGCACCAGCACCGGTAACCTCTGCTGCGCCCGCAGCCGAGGCGGTTGCCGTCGCGGCGGTGCCGGTTGCGCCAGTTGTACCAGCCGCTCCGGCTGCGCCAGCCGCAGCGGTAGCGCCGGTCGCCAGCGTGCGCTTTGCCGACTTTGGCCTGTCGCCGCTGATCCAGCGCGCGCTCGACGAAGCCGGTTACGAGCATCCGACGCCGATCCAGGCCGAGGCGATCCCCGTGCTGCTGCAAGGACGCGATGTCATGGGCGCGGCCCAGACCGGCACCGGCAAGACCGCCAGTTTCTCGCTGCCCATCATCCAGATGCTGCTGGCCAATGCCAGCCACAGCACCTCGCCGGCGCGCCACCCGGTGCGCGCGCTGATCCTCACGCCTACCCGCGAACTGGCGGTGCAGGTGGCCGATAACGTCAAGGCCTATGCCAAGCACACGCCGCTGCGCTCCACCGTGGTATTCGGCGGCATGGACATGAAGCCGCAAACGGCGCTGCTCAAGGCCGGCGTGGAAATCGTCATCGCCACTCCGGGCCGACTGCTCGACCATATCGAGCAAAAGAACATCAGCCTGTCGCAAGTGCAAATGCTGGTCATGGACGAAGCCGACCGCATGCTGGACATGGGTTTCCTGCCGGACTTGCAGCGCATCATCAATCTGTTGCCGAAGCAGCGCCAGAACCTGATGTTCTCGGCCACGTTCTCGCCGGAAATCAAAAAGCTGGCCAACACCTTCCTCAGTAACCCGATCACCATCGAAGTCGCGCGCAGCAACCAGACCGCCGACAAGGTCACCCAGGTTGTCTACAAGGTCGCGGAGAACCAGAAGCACGCGGTCACCGCGCACATCCTGCGCCAGCGCGAGCTGAAACAGGTGATCATCTTCTCCAACACCAAGATCGGCTGCTCGCGCCTGGCGCGCGAACTCGAGCGCGAAGGCATGAAGGCGGTTGCCATCCACGGCGACAAGACCCAGCAAGAGCGCATGGCCGCACTGGAAGCGTTCAAGAAGGGCGAGACCGACATCCTGGTCGCCACCGACGTTGCCGCCCGTGGCCTCGACATCACCGACCTGCCATGCGTGATCAACTACGATCTGCCGTACAACGCCGAAGACTACGTCCACCGCATCGGCCGCACCGGCCGCGCCGGCGCCTCCGGCGACGCCATTTCGATCTACTCCGACAAGGACGAGCGCTTGCTGGCCGACATCGAAAAGCTGATCAAGCAAACCATCAAGCGCGGCGAGCTGCAAGGCTTCAATCCTGCGCCTGCCTTCGGCGCCTCCGCCACTGGCGAAGAGCGCGGCAACCGTGGCGAGCGCAGTGAACGTGGCGACCGCCATCCGCGCCGCCCGGAAGACAGCAGCCGTGGCCCGGCCAGCCGTCCGACCGACCGCGCCCCGCGCGGCATGGGCATGGCCCCGCGCCGCGACAAGGTCGATCCATGGTTCCTCAAGCCGTACGAACCGGCCCGCAGCACGTTGCCCCCTGCCAGCGCCTCCGCCAGCAATGCCCCGGCCAAGCCCAAGCAAAAGCTGGCAGTATTGCTCGGCGGCGTGCCGAAGCAATAA
- a CDS encoding acyltransferase family protein: MTPHTSSLPDTAPASLPASPVTPFAAPHPAYRADIDGLRALAVLSVVLYHAFPARLPGGFAGVDIFFVISGFLIGSILIAGIEQGSFRFADFYVRRVRRIFPALILVLAATMLFGWFALFPDEYKMLGTHVLAGAGFFSNFFLWSEVGYFDTAADTKPLLHLWSLGIEEQFYIVWPVLMWLAWRRGVSVLTLALSVLVLSFAINLAGVHKFPSATFYSPASRVWEMLFGTVLAYLSVHRIRLFIGARRDGHDHAGASEHTTLFELGSAQVRNVASVAGLLLIVAALALLRADRHFPGGWALLPVLGATLLIAAGPQALCNRLLLSNRVAVWLGLISYPLYLWHWPLLAFARIVESGLPSAKVRGCAVLAAVVLAWLTYRLVERPLRGARNGRIKVAVLAAAMLALVAVAAAIYAGNGWPQRASVVDNALQQQDLVIVEDKANAAACKQRYGFASLYEYCLLDQPARDPTVLLIGDSHGYHLVAGLTRYYRSQGENLWYLGTRTPFLGMPDRGDGYQKATPMMLKLALETPGIKTVIVSTNVKLYTYNADGVALVAAMRETVRQLLAAGREVILVYDAPALDFEPRGCLRRAGVASSRTNIDCAMPRAVFDQNVAAHKPAWDALLKEFPQVQVFDTAAPLCDAKRCHAMIGTTLMYRDNHHLSYRGDLYMGELFARQQLARQGK, translated from the coding sequence ATGACACCCCACACGTCCTCCCTGCCCGATACCGCGCCTGCATCCTTGCCTGCTTCACCCGTCACCCCGTTTGCCGCGCCGCATCCGGCCTATCGCGCCGATATCGACGGTCTGCGCGCGCTGGCCGTGTTGTCGGTGGTGCTGTACCACGCGTTTCCGGCGCGCTTGCCCGGGGGCTTTGCCGGTGTCGATATTTTCTTTGTCATTTCCGGCTTCCTGATCGGCAGCATCCTGATCGCCGGCATCGAGCAGGGCAGCTTCCGGTTCGCTGATTTCTATGTGCGCCGGGTGCGCCGGATTTTCCCGGCGCTGATCCTGGTGCTGGCTGCCACCATGCTGTTCGGCTGGTTTGCCCTGTTCCCCGATGAGTACAAGATGCTGGGCACCCATGTGCTGGCCGGTGCCGGTTTCTTCTCGAACTTTTTCCTGTGGAGCGAAGTCGGCTACTTCGACACGGCGGCCGACACCAAGCCGCTGCTGCACTTGTGGTCGCTGGGCATCGAAGAACAGTTTTATATCGTCTGGCCGGTGCTGATGTGGCTGGCTTGGCGGCGCGGTGTCAGCGTGCTCACGCTGGCGTTGTCGGTGCTGGTGCTGTCGTTTGCCATCAACCTGGCCGGCGTCCACAAGTTCCCGAGCGCGACCTTCTATTCGCCGGCCAGCCGGGTGTGGGAAATGTTGTTCGGCACCGTGCTGGCCTACCTGTCGGTGCACCGGATCAGGCTGTTCATCGGTGCGCGCCGGGACGGGCACGATCACGCTGGCGCCAGCGAGCACACCACGCTGTTCGAGCTGGGCAGCGCGCAGGTGCGCAACGTGGCGTCGGTGGCTGGGCTGTTGCTGATCGTGGCGGCGCTGGCCCTGCTGCGCGCCGACCGCCACTTTCCCGGCGGCTGGGCGCTGTTGCCGGTGCTGGGCGCCACCTTGCTGATCGCGGCCGGACCGCAAGCGCTGTGCAACCGCCTGCTGCTGTCCAATCGGGTCGCCGTGTGGTTAGGCCTGATCAGCTATCCGCTGTACCTGTGGCACTGGCCGCTGCTGGCGTTTGCGCGCATTGTCGAGTCGGGCCTGCCGTCGGCCAAAGTGCGCGGGTGCGCCGTGCTGGCGGCCGTGGTGCTGGCATGGCTGACGTACCGCCTGGTCGAGCGGCCGCTGCGCGGCGCCCGCAATGGCCGCATCAAGGTGGCCGTGCTGGCGGCCGCCATGCTGGCGCTGGTGGCGGTGGCTGCCGCCATTTACGCCGGCAATGGCTGGCCGCAGCGCGCCAGCGTGGTCGATAACGCCCTGCAGCAGCAGGACCTGGTGATTGTCGAGGACAAGGCCAATGCGGCGGCCTGCAAGCAGCGCTACGGTTTTGCCTCGCTGTACGAATACTGCCTGCTCGACCAGCCGGCCCGGGACCCGACCGTGCTGCTGATCGGCGACAGCCATGGCTACCACCTGGTGGCCGGATTGACCCGCTACTACCGCTCGCAGGGCGAAAACCTCTGGTACCTGGGTACTCGCACCCCATTCCTGGGCATGCCCGATCGCGGCGACGGCTACCAGAAAGCCACCCCGATGATGCTCAAGCTGGCGCTGGAGACCCCCGGCATCAAGACCGTGATCGTGTCCACCAACGTCAAGCTGTACACGTATAACGCCGACGGTGTGGCGCTGGTGGCCGCCATGCGCGAAACCGTGCGCCAGCTGCTGGCGGCCGGTCGCGAAGTGATCCTGGTGTACGATGCGCCAGCCCTCGACTTCGAGCCGCGTGGCTGCCTGCGGCGGGCCGGTGTGGCCAGTTCACGCACCAACATCGATTGCGCCATGCCGCGCGCCGTGTTCGACCAGAACGTGGCGGCGCACAAGCCGGCATGGGACGCGCTGCTCAAGGAATTCCCGCAGGTACAGGTGTTCGACACGGCCGCGCCATTATGCGACGCCAAGCGCTGCCACGCGATGATCGGCACCACGCTGATGTACCGCGACAACCACCATCTCAGCTATCGCGGCGACTTGTACATGGGCGAATTGTTTGCGCGCCAGCAGCTGGCGCGGCAGGGCAAATAA
- a CDS encoding DUF7024 domain-containing protein: MTTPTRFTSRLSHHALPLGVLLILLYLLIRNHGLYPVVFLDEWSYSRYARLAPLGEAMVPSYLYLWLFRATNACGPEFLECARLGNTVLYLLAAPFMYRVALPLAGRPAAIVITLTVLLGATNIYTSFFMPEATYFLCFWVLTWLMLGEVGGTGARGAVWAGMALGLMSLVKVHALFLLPAIMLYTVWRNWRDGRAAVGLLAAVVMAACMLAVKWGLGWLLAGPPGLDMIGSFYSGHAGAGSSPLRLLPPALWNFYGHAMALVLMWALPLVAVAAAVTSPTARAAAGKPGINALVYTVLTLGATMALTVAFTASIAQAGTIEGSRLHLRYYGFVLPLLPMLAASPLLTANLGQRLRTALALVFAALIAYAMVNLFSHFPHSIVDSPELANLGVFKIGFYSLMTVQLLLVIVWAWRPALARQGFIWVLLPMVAINSAATSTIMLLVAATHPLPADRAGHAMYQQFTPAQRDRMLLAGDDAALLYRAQFQVDSHASQVLILPPGAAINASMLPAGVETLMVLGKHALAPDLAPQVVTPDYTLTRLTPTPVADRIVATVSFKRVPPTSLVTVTGLSAPEPWGTWSDSKQVVVRFAQPLPRHMLLTIEAQAFGPNAGAPVKLTVGTATRELAFAGAIGQRTVRIDTDGRQTELVFDVPHPTAPSAANGGNGDPRTLGIGLVSLTVGALNAP, from the coding sequence ATGACCACTCCTACCCGCTTCACCTCGCGCCTGTCGCACCATGCCCTCCCCTTGGGCGTGCTGTTAATCCTGCTGTACCTGCTGATCCGCAACCATGGCCTGTACCCGGTCGTGTTCCTCGACGAGTGGAGCTACAGCCGCTACGCGCGGCTGGCGCCGCTGGGCGAGGCGATGGTGCCGTCGTACCTGTACCTGTGGCTGTTCCGCGCCACCAATGCGTGCGGCCCGGAATTCCTCGAATGCGCGCGCCTCGGCAATACCGTGCTGTACCTGCTGGCCGCGCCGTTCATGTACCGGGTGGCGCTGCCGCTCGCCGGCCGCCCGGCCGCAATCGTGATCACGCTGACGGTATTGCTCGGTGCGACCAATATCTACACGTCGTTCTTCATGCCCGAAGCCACGTATTTCCTGTGCTTCTGGGTGCTGACCTGGCTCATGCTGGGAGAAGTTGGCGGCACCGGGGCGCGCGGCGCCGTGTGGGCCGGGATGGCGCTTGGATTGATGAGCTTGGTAAAAGTCCACGCCCTGTTCCTGCTGCCGGCCATCATGCTGTACACGGTCTGGCGCAACTGGCGTGACGGCCGCGCAGCTGTCGGCCTGCTCGCTGCCGTGGTCATGGCAGCGTGCATGCTGGCGGTGAAATGGGGACTGGGCTGGCTGCTGGCCGGACCGCCCGGGCTCGACATGATCGGCAGCTTCTACAGCGGCCATGCCGGCGCCGGCAGTTCGCCGCTGCGCCTGCTCCCGCCGGCGCTGTGGAATTTTTACGGCCACGCGATGGCGCTGGTGCTGATGTGGGCGTTGCCGCTGGTCGCCGTGGCCGCTGCTGTCACCAGTCCGACCGCCCGCGCTGCCGCCGGCAAGCCCGGCATCAATGCCCTGGTGTACACCGTGCTTACCCTGGGCGCCACCATGGCCCTGACGGTCGCGTTCACCGCCTCGATTGCCCAGGCCGGCACCATCGAAGGTTCGCGGCTGCACCTGCGCTACTACGGCTTCGTGCTGCCGTTGCTGCCGATGCTGGCCGCCTCGCCGCTGCTGACGGCCAACCTCGGCCAGCGCCTGCGTACCGCGCTGGCGCTGGTGTTTGCCGCGCTGATCGCGTATGCGATGGTGAACCTGTTCAGCCACTTTCCGCATTCGATCGTGGATTCGCCAGAGCTGGCGAACCTTGGCGTATTCAAGATCGGCTTCTATAGCCTGATGACGGTGCAGCTGCTGCTGGTCATCGTGTGGGCCTGGCGCCCGGCGCTGGCGCGCCAGGGCTTCATCTGGGTGCTGCTGCCCATGGTGGCGATCAATTCCGCCGCCACCTCGACCATCATGCTGCTGGTGGCCGCCACTCATCCGCTGCCGGCGGACCGGGCGGGCCACGCGATGTACCAGCAATTCACCCCGGCGCAGCGCGACCGCATGCTGCTGGCCGGCGACGACGCCGCCCTGCTGTATCGCGCGCAGTTCCAGGTGGACAGCCATGCCAGCCAGGTGCTGATATTGCCGCCCGGCGCAGCGATCAACGCCAGCATGCTGCCCGCCGGGGTCGAGACGCTGATGGTGCTGGGCAAACATGCGCTGGCCCCGGACCTGGCGCCACAGGTGGTCACCCCCGATTACACGCTCACGCGCCTGACGCCCACGCCGGTGGCGGACCGGATTGTCGCCACGGTATCGTTCAAGCGCGTGCCGCCCACCAGCCTGGTAACAGTCACCGGCCTGTCGGCGCCCGAACCGTGGGGCACCTGGTCCGACAGCAAGCAGGTCGTGGTGCGCTTTGCCCAGCCGCTGCCGCGCCACATGCTGCTGACCATCGAAGCCCAGGCGTTCGGCCCCAACGCTGGCGCACCGGTCAAGCTGACCGTGGGCACAGCAACACGCGAGCTGGCATTCGCCGGCGCCATCGGCCAGCGCACCGTGCGCATCGATACCGATGGCCGGCAGACCGAACTGGTGTTCGACGTACCGCATCCGACCGCCCCCAGCGCCGCCAATGGCGGCAATGGCGATCCGCGCACGCTCGGCATCGGCCTGGTGAGCCTGACCGTCGGCGCCTTGAACGCGCCATAA
- a CDS encoding GNAT family N-acetyltransferase: MTTLLPIRTDDDALTRYAQLLSACFPGTEKFTRTYLQWLYRDNPDGVAVGFDAWDGDQLAAHYVCIAARADINGATVPVLLSLNTATHPAHQGKGLFTKLAALTYEAGARHGYHGVYGVANANSTPGFLRKLNFQLVRPLEARIGFGTLPPPRPGPRSFARRWDQASLAWRAACPGKPLGARRHGDLWQFHAPAMPLVHAYAEVAAASLPPAIALPEAGTAAPATLRLFLGLRPDADGGYGRYVNIPQRLRPSPLNLIWLPLAGSDQGRLAPEAIDFSFLDFDAY, translated from the coding sequence ATGACCACTTTATTGCCGATTCGCACCGACGACGATGCGCTGACCAGGTATGCGCAACTGCTGTCGGCCTGTTTTCCGGGCACCGAAAAATTTACCCGGACCTATTTGCAATGGCTGTACCGCGACAACCCGGACGGCGTGGCGGTAGGCTTCGACGCCTGGGACGGCGACCAGCTGGCGGCGCACTACGTGTGCATTGCCGCGCGCGCCGACATCAACGGCGCCACGGTGCCGGTACTGCTGTCGCTCAATACCGCCACCCATCCGGCGCACCAGGGCAAGGGCCTGTTTACCAAGCTGGCAGCGCTGACGTACGAGGCCGGCGCCCGCCACGGCTACCACGGCGTGTACGGGGTGGCCAACGCCAACAGCACGCCCGGCTTCCTGCGCAAGCTCAACTTCCAGCTGGTGCGCCCGCTCGAAGCGCGGATCGGCTTTGGCACCTTGCCGCCGCCGCGCCCCGGCCCCCGTTCGTTCGCGCGGCGCTGGGACCAGGCCAGCCTGGCCTGGCGCGCCGCCTGTCCCGGCAAGCCGCTGGGTGCGCGCCGCCACGGCGACCTGTGGCAGTTCCACGCACCGGCCATGCCGCTGGTGCACGCGTATGCCGAGGTAGCCGCCGCCAGCCTGCCGCCGGCCATCGCGCTGCCCGAGGCGGGCACCGCCGCACCGGCCACGTTGCGCCTGTTCCTGGGCCTGCGCCCGGACGCCGACGGCGGCTATGGCCGCTACGTGAATATTCCGCAGCGGCTGCGCCCTTCCCCGCTCAACCTGATCTGGCTGCCGCTGGCCGGCAGCGACCAGGGCCGGCTGGCGCCGGAAGCGATCGATTTTTCCTTCCTCGACTTCGATGCCTACTGA